The DNA sequence TTATCCAGTCTTCGTCTCGTTGACCAAACGCTGGTAGAGAAAAACGAGGAAGTCGATGTGATTCTCGTAAGCCAGGGCGGGAGCGATCCTGAAGGGCAGGAAGACCTTCACATGCTGGCGGAAAACCTGTCCACGCAAATCGGTAATACGAGAGTCCATGCGTCGTTTATGGTCACAGCTGATCCCCATCTGACCGAAGGGCTTGATAAAGTGATCGAAGCGGGAAGCCGGCACGTCGTTATTCTGCCGTGTTTCCTGTTTACAGGAACGATGTATAAAAAAATTCAGGAAATGATGGAAGGTTACCGGGATAAACATACCGAAACAACGTTTCAGCTGGCAGACTGTTTCGGCATCAGTGACTTATTTACAGAAATAGTAGTAGACCGTGTGATTCGCGAGCTGCATTATCTGGAGAGCCCTCCGGCCAAAGTAAATGTTTCTTAAAAAGGGCATCGCTTCAGAAATAAATACAGGTTTGAATCAATTTCATCCTGCACTTTTCAAGTTATTGTAACGAACATTTTTTCAATTAACAACGTAACTAGTCGTATATCAAGTCGGATGATTGAAACGGCAGACGGCAGCTACCGCGGGATTAAAGCGAAGTCTGAAGACAGGCTGTTTATAAAGTGTTTTTTATGCACAGGTAGACGGTTCGCTGCTTCCGCCGGGAAGTGGAAATCATTCACCATGTCCGAATCCCTTTCTTACAGCGGCTTATGAAATGGATACAATTAATTAAGAATTGATGAACAAGAGGGAGAAAAAATTTATAGATGACAGAGTATAGCAGGCGGGGGCCTCTATACTCTGTTTTTTATTTACAAGAGGCTTTTAACGTTGAGTGTGGGTTTAAAAGCATCTGAGGCATCTTTTCCCTGATGACGAATGGATGATATATTTTATAGATAGAAATAAGGAGAAAGCATTTCAGTATGATATCATAACAAAGTATAGAAATTTTTACCGGCAGAATCCAACCGGAAATCGTCAG is a window from the Alkalicoccus halolimnae genome containing:
- a CDS encoding sirohydrochlorin chelatase translates to MKHILLIGHGSRDEEGIAQFHQMVKKVKEELPYFPVSYCFLELAEPDIQSGVEACVKEGAEEIIALPVILSKANHYKLDIPKELEQAGKKYPETRIHYGEHLGAHPLLVEVLLSSLRLVDQTLVEKNEEVDVILVSQGGSDPEGQEDLHMLAENLSTQIGNTRVHASFMVTADPHLTEGLDKVIEAGSRHVVILPCFLFTGTMYKKIQEMMEGYRDKHTETTFQLADCFGISDLFTEIVVDRVIRELHYLESPPAKVNVS